A genomic window from Cyprinus carpio isolate SPL01 chromosome A2, ASM1834038v1, whole genome shotgun sequence includes:
- the LOC109084568 gene encoding roquin-1-like isoform X4, with translation MPVQAPQWTEFLLCPICTQTFEETVRRPISLGCGHTVCKMCLNKLHRKACPFDQTAINTDIEQLPVNSALLQLVGGQVPKQQPVAFITCPEDTKHYDEARQCVEELALYLKPLSNARGVGLNNAAQSMLSRPMQRKLVTLVHCQLVEEEGRVRAMRAARSLGERTVTELILQHQNPQQLSSNLWAAVRARGCQFLGPAMQEEALKLVLLALEDGSALSRKVLVLFVVQRLEPRFPQASKTSIGHVVQLLYRASCFKVTKRDEDSSLMQLKEEFRTYEALRREHDSQIVQIAMEGGLRIAPDQWSSLLYGDQSHKSHMQSIIDKLQTPASFAQSVQELTIALQRTGDPANLNRLRPHLELLANIDPSPDAPPPTWEQLEKGLVAVKTVVHGLVDFIQNHSKKGADTQQTPQHSKYKTYMCRDMKQKGGCPRGASCTFAHSQEELEKYRKMNKRLAARVPCTPGLLSEEMVLLDPGRKASTLTNGAPLPQLIPRGTDPSTYDLLLKPKMDATSLSAPGSPPDTAEHLPMPKQVPVMARGVPQMYSQQQHELFYPEPGRPPPSGSQYDAQYPTGNPYPYQPPQYVPPRYIRNPPPPGDSAVPPYPEPYPGYVPDRQYPSHHSGPPFSAHTYAPASHYSRRHGHYHVPPPQFAPPRDDLVRMSPVPLDVPPAAMPPPPAGAAGSLYHPQEASSRDRYPQDGYYPPGPHPSQMRSHIGQDPYSRSQPSLDDLHRRRKELLVQLEERKVISPPPFAASPTLSTHPFPNDYPREYLEDGSKAFGSREPDYAGQYSPWSCDTIGSYIGSKDAKPKDVSRAVEMMNAEGKVLREPPLDTQRRSAEAKDDDPIIPFGPLPTVSPFGAISRTSKTGYQTTGPVQAIASSQASVSKHMTMTADYQYGNHSGWGGASYPQHQSINSQGHFSERLPVSAPDREQLKIELQQVNQQISQQTRSMEACALASQPAAGVKWSSGGTVSSEQLSLELDHVELEIKKRTREIAMESQVAHEYKLKATENGQSDHKAQLEELSLALGEVSNGSSGMKPASSMGGSMLSLTNKTSSLTLCSADQAASSSDLQKNGVVHSCS, from the exons ATGCCTGTACAAGCTCCACAATGGACAGAGTTTTTACTGTGCCCCATATGCACCCAGACGTTCGAGGAAACGGTGCGCCGGCCCATCAGTTTGGGTTGTGGCCACACCGTTTGCAAGATGTGCCTCAACAAGCTGCACCGCAAAGCTTGTCCCTTTGACCAGACGGCCATCAACACTGACATCGAGCAGCTGCCTGTCAACTCTGCCCTGCTACAGCTGGTTGGTGGTCAG GTGCCCAAACAGCAACCTGTGGCGTTCATTACATGTCCAGAGGACACCAAGCATTATGATGAGGCACGGCAGTGTGTTGAGGAGCTGGCCCTCTACCTCAAACCCCTCAGCAATGCACGAG GAGTGGGGTTGAATAATGCTGCTCAGAGCATGCTCAGCCGCCCTATGCAGAGGAAGCTGGTGACTCTGGTGCACTGTCAGCTGGTGGAAGAGGAAGGACGGGTCAGGGCCATGCGGGCGGCCCGTTCTCTGGGTGAAAGAACTGTTACTGAGCTCATTCTGCAACACCAAAACCCCCAGCAGCTCTCCTCCAACCTATGGGCTGCTGTCAGAGCCAGAGGCTGCCAGTTCCTGGGCCCCG CCATGCAGGAGGAGGCACTAAAGCTGGTGCTGTTGGCTTTGGAAGACGGATCCGCTCTTTCCAGGAAGGTTCTGGTCCTCTTTGTGGTCCAGAGACTGGAACCAAGATTTCCTCAGGCCTCCAAAACCAGTATTGGACATGTAGTTCAGCTGCTCTACCGTGCCTCCTGCTTCAAG GTGACTAAGCGAGATGAGGATTCATCGCTAATGCAGTTGAAAGAGGAATTCCGCACGTATGAGGCACTTCGGCGAGAACACGACTCTCAGATTGTTCAAATCGCAATGGAGGGAGGGCTGCGCATCGCGCCCGATCAGTGGTCTTCTCTGCTGTATGGAGACCAGTCTCATAAGTCTCACATGCAGTCCATCATTGACAAG CTGCAGACCCCAGCATCATTTGCTCAGAGTGTGCAGGAGCTGACCATCGCACTGCAGAGGACGGGTGACCCTGCCAATCTCAACCGGCTGAGACCTCACCTCGAGTTACTCGCTAACATCGACCCCAGTCCAG ATGCTCCTCCTCCTACCTGGGAGCAGCTGGAGAAGGGGCTTGTGGCGGTAAAGACGGTGGTGCACGGCCTAGTGGACTTCATCCAGAACCACAGCAAAAAGGGTGCCGACACGCAGCAAACTCCACAGCACAGCAAATACAAGACGTACATGTGCAGAGACATGAAACAGAAAGGAGGCTGTCCCAGAGGAGCTAGCTGCACCTTCGCCCATTCTCAGGAGGAGCTGGAAAA GTACCGTAAAATGAACAAACGCCTTGCTGCACGAGTGCCCTGCACCCCTGGCCTGCTGTCTGAGGAGATGGTCCTGCTGGATCCTGGGCGAAAGGCCTCTACACTTACCAATGGGGCCCCTCTTCCCCAGCTCATCCCCAGAGGCACAGACCCCTCCACATATGACCTCTTACTCAAGCCCAAGATGGATGCCACTAGCCTGAGCGCTCCTGGGTCACCACCTGACAC GGCGGAGCACTTACCCATGCCCAAGCAGGTGCCAGTCATGGCCAGAGGTGTGCCACAGATGTATTCACAACAGCAGCACGAGCTCTTCTATCCAGAACCCGGCAGACCACCTCCCTCAGGATCTCAGTATGATGCTCAGTACCCAACAG GCAACCCCTACCCATACCAACCTCCACAGTATGTCCCTCCCCGCTATATCCGTAATCCACCTCCCCCTGGTGACTCTGCAGTGCCACCTTACCCAGAGCCCTACCCAGGTTACGTCCCAGATCGCCAATATCCAAGCCACCACTCTGGTCCCCCTTTCTCAGCCCACACATATGCACCAGCTTCCCATTATAGTCGCAGACATGGACACTATCATGTACCCCCACCTCAGTTTGCCCCGCCCAGAGACGACTTGGTCAGGATGAGCCCGGTTCCTCTGGATGTTCCACCGGCCGCTATGCCTCCACCTCCAGCAGGGGCTGCAGGCTCTCTGTACCACCCCCAGGAAGCATCATCCAGAGACAGATACCCACAGGACGGGTACTATCCTCCTGGACCGCACCCCAGCCAAATGAGGTCCCACATAGGA CAGGACCCGTATAGCCGCTCTCAGCCCAGTCTGGATGACTTGCATCGCAGGCGCAAAGAGCTGCTTGTCCAGCTAGAGGAGAGAAAAGTCATCTCTCCTCCCCCCTTTGCTGCCTCCCCGACTCTCTCTACACACCCGTTCCCCAACGACTACCCTCGGGAG TATTTGGAGGACGGCTCTAAAGCCTTTGGAAGTCGGGAGCCGGACTACGCTGGGCAGTACTCCCCCTGGTCATGTGACACCATAGGATCATACATTGGCTCCAAGGATGCTAAACCAAAAGATGTCAGTAGAGCTGTGGAGATGATG AATGCAGAGGGGAAAGTTCTCCGTGAACCACCACTGGACACCCAGCGGCGCTCTGCAGAAGCCAAAGACGACGATCCCATCATTCCCTTTGGTCCTCTGCCCACAGTGTCTCCTTTTGGGGCCATTTCACGTACCTCTAAAACGGGTTACCAGACCACTGGGCCTGTACAGGCCATAGCATCCTCACAGGCCTCGGTCTCCAAACACATGACCATGACAG CAGACTATCAATATGGAAACCACAGTGGATGGGGAGGAGCGTCGTACCCTCAGCACCAGAGCATTAACTCTCAGGGACACTTCAGTGAGCG tCTGCCAGTGTCTGCCCCTGACCGCGAGCAGCTGAAGATTGAGCTCCAGCAAGTCAACCAACAGATCAGTCAGCAGACCCGCAGCATGGAG gcGTGTGCGCTGGCATCTCAGCCTGCGGCTGGAGTGAAGTGGTCTTCAGGTGGCACTGTGTCTAGTGAGCAGCTCAGCCTGGAGCTTGATCACGTAGAGCTGGAGATCAAAAAGAGAACCCGTGAAATTGCCATG GAGAGCCAGGTGGCCCATGAATACAAGCTGAAGGCCACTGAGAATGGGCAGAGTGACCATAAAGCCCAGCTGGAGGAACTCTCTTTAGCATTGGG TGAGGTGTCTAATGGATCCAGTGGCATGAAGCCAGCCAGTAGTATGGGTGGATCTATGCTCTCGCTGACCAATAAGACATCATCTCTCACCCTCTGCTCTGCTGACCAAGCAGCGAGTAGCTCAGACCTTCAAAAGAATGGTGTTGTTCACTCTTGCTCTTAa
- the LOC109084568 gene encoding roquin-1-like isoform X3, translating into MPVQAPQWTEFLLCPICTQTFEETVRRPISLGCGHTVCKMCLNKLHRKACPFDQTAINTDIEQLPVNSALLQLVGGQVPKQQPVAFITCPEDTKHYDEARQCVEELALYLKPLSNARGVGLNNAAQSMLSRPMQRKLVTLVHCQLVEEEGRVRAMRAARSLGERTVTELILQHQNPQQLSSNLWAAVRARGCQFLGPAMQEEALKLVLLALEDGSALSRKVLVLFVVQRLEPRFPQASKTSIGHVVQLLYRASCFKVTKRDEDSSLMQLKEEFRTYEALRREHDSQIVQIAMEGGLRIAPDQWSSLLYGDQSHKSHMQSIIDKLQTPASFAQSVQELTIALQRTGDPANLNRLRPHLELLANIDPSPDAPPPTWEQLEKGLVAVKTVVHGLVDFIQNHSKKGADTQQTPQHSKYKTYMCRDMKQKGGCPRGASCTFAHSQEELEKYRKMNKRLAARVPCTPGLLSEEMVLLDPGRKASTLTNGAPLPQLIPRGTDPSTYDLLLKPKMDATSLSAPGSPPDTLDKSSLALTPYPVPHPRAEHLPMPKQVPVMARGVPQMYSQQQHELFYPEPGRPPPSGSQYDAQYPTGNPYPYQPPQYVPPRYIRNPPPPGDSAVPPYPEPYPGYVPDRQYPSHHSGPPFSAHTYAPASHYSRRHGHYHVPPPQFAPPRDDLVRMSPVPLDVPPAAMPPPPAGAAGSLYHPQEASSRDRYPQDGYYPPGPHPSQMRSHIGQDPYSRSQPSLDDLHRRRKELLVQLEERKVISPPPFAASPTLSTHPFPNDYPREYLEDGSKAFGSREPDYAGQYSPWSCDTIGSYIGSKDAKPKDVSRAVEMMNAEGKVLREPPLDTQRRSAEAKDDDPIIPFGPLPTVSPFGAISRTSKTGYQTTGPVQAIASSQASVSKHMTMTDYQYGNHSGWGGASYPQHQSINSQGHFSERLPVSAPDREQLKIELQQVNQQISQQTRSMEACALASQPAAGVKWSSGGTVSSEQLSLELDHVELEIKKRTREIAMESQVAHEYKLKATENGQSDHKAQLEELSLALGEVSNGSSGMKPASSMGGSMLSLTNKTSSLTLCSADQAASSSDLQKNGVVHSCS; encoded by the exons ATGCCTGTACAAGCTCCACAATGGACAGAGTTTTTACTGTGCCCCATATGCACCCAGACGTTCGAGGAAACGGTGCGCCGGCCCATCAGTTTGGGTTGTGGCCACACCGTTTGCAAGATGTGCCTCAACAAGCTGCACCGCAAAGCTTGTCCCTTTGACCAGACGGCCATCAACACTGACATCGAGCAGCTGCCTGTCAACTCTGCCCTGCTACAGCTGGTTGGTGGTCAG GTGCCCAAACAGCAACCTGTGGCGTTCATTACATGTCCAGAGGACACCAAGCATTATGATGAGGCACGGCAGTGTGTTGAGGAGCTGGCCCTCTACCTCAAACCCCTCAGCAATGCACGAG GAGTGGGGTTGAATAATGCTGCTCAGAGCATGCTCAGCCGCCCTATGCAGAGGAAGCTGGTGACTCTGGTGCACTGTCAGCTGGTGGAAGAGGAAGGACGGGTCAGGGCCATGCGGGCGGCCCGTTCTCTGGGTGAAAGAACTGTTACTGAGCTCATTCTGCAACACCAAAACCCCCAGCAGCTCTCCTCCAACCTATGGGCTGCTGTCAGAGCCAGAGGCTGCCAGTTCCTGGGCCCCG CCATGCAGGAGGAGGCACTAAAGCTGGTGCTGTTGGCTTTGGAAGACGGATCCGCTCTTTCCAGGAAGGTTCTGGTCCTCTTTGTGGTCCAGAGACTGGAACCAAGATTTCCTCAGGCCTCCAAAACCAGTATTGGACATGTAGTTCAGCTGCTCTACCGTGCCTCCTGCTTCAAG GTGACTAAGCGAGATGAGGATTCATCGCTAATGCAGTTGAAAGAGGAATTCCGCACGTATGAGGCACTTCGGCGAGAACACGACTCTCAGATTGTTCAAATCGCAATGGAGGGAGGGCTGCGCATCGCGCCCGATCAGTGGTCTTCTCTGCTGTATGGAGACCAGTCTCATAAGTCTCACATGCAGTCCATCATTGACAAG CTGCAGACCCCAGCATCATTTGCTCAGAGTGTGCAGGAGCTGACCATCGCACTGCAGAGGACGGGTGACCCTGCCAATCTCAACCGGCTGAGACCTCACCTCGAGTTACTCGCTAACATCGACCCCAGTCCAG ATGCTCCTCCTCCTACCTGGGAGCAGCTGGAGAAGGGGCTTGTGGCGGTAAAGACGGTGGTGCACGGCCTAGTGGACTTCATCCAGAACCACAGCAAAAAGGGTGCCGACACGCAGCAAACTCCACAGCACAGCAAATACAAGACGTACATGTGCAGAGACATGAAACAGAAAGGAGGCTGTCCCAGAGGAGCTAGCTGCACCTTCGCCCATTCTCAGGAGGAGCTGGAAAA GTACCGTAAAATGAACAAACGCCTTGCTGCACGAGTGCCCTGCACCCCTGGCCTGCTGTCTGAGGAGATGGTCCTGCTGGATCCTGGGCGAAAGGCCTCTACACTTACCAATGGGGCCCCTCTTCCCCAGCTCATCCCCAGAGGCACAGACCCCTCCACATATGACCTCTTACTCAAGCCCAAGATGGATGCCACTAGCCTGAGCGCTCCTGGGTCACCACCTGACAC TTTGGATAAATCTAGCTTGGCCCTGACTCCCTACCCTGTGCCTCACCCCAGGGCGGAGCACTTACCCATGCCCAAGCAGGTGCCAGTCATGGCCAGAGGTGTGCCACAGATGTATTCACAACAGCAGCACGAGCTCTTCTATCCAGAACCCGGCAGACCACCTCCCTCAGGATCTCAGTATGATGCTCAGTACCCAACAG GCAACCCCTACCCATACCAACCTCCACAGTATGTCCCTCCCCGCTATATCCGTAATCCACCTCCCCCTGGTGACTCTGCAGTGCCACCTTACCCAGAGCCCTACCCAGGTTACGTCCCAGATCGCCAATATCCAAGCCACCACTCTGGTCCCCCTTTCTCAGCCCACACATATGCACCAGCTTCCCATTATAGTCGCAGACATGGACACTATCATGTACCCCCACCTCAGTTTGCCCCGCCCAGAGACGACTTGGTCAGGATGAGCCCGGTTCCTCTGGATGTTCCACCGGCCGCTATGCCTCCACCTCCAGCAGGGGCTGCAGGCTCTCTGTACCACCCCCAGGAAGCATCATCCAGAGACAGATACCCACAGGACGGGTACTATCCTCCTGGACCGCACCCCAGCCAAATGAGGTCCCACATAGGA CAGGACCCGTATAGCCGCTCTCAGCCCAGTCTGGATGACTTGCATCGCAGGCGCAAAGAGCTGCTTGTCCAGCTAGAGGAGAGAAAAGTCATCTCTCCTCCCCCCTTTGCTGCCTCCCCGACTCTCTCTACACACCCGTTCCCCAACGACTACCCTCGGGAG TATTTGGAGGACGGCTCTAAAGCCTTTGGAAGTCGGGAGCCGGACTACGCTGGGCAGTACTCCCCCTGGTCATGTGACACCATAGGATCATACATTGGCTCCAAGGATGCTAAACCAAAAGATGTCAGTAGAGCTGTGGAGATGATG AATGCAGAGGGGAAAGTTCTCCGTGAACCACCACTGGACACCCAGCGGCGCTCTGCAGAAGCCAAAGACGACGATCCCATCATTCCCTTTGGTCCTCTGCCCACAGTGTCTCCTTTTGGGGCCATTTCACGTACCTCTAAAACGGGTTACCAGACCACTGGGCCTGTACAGGCCATAGCATCCTCACAGGCCTCGGTCTCCAAACACATGACCATGACAG ACTATCAATATGGAAACCACAGTGGATGGGGAGGAGCGTCGTACCCTCAGCACCAGAGCATTAACTCTCAGGGACACTTCAGTGAGCG tCTGCCAGTGTCTGCCCCTGACCGCGAGCAGCTGAAGATTGAGCTCCAGCAAGTCAACCAACAGATCAGTCAGCAGACCCGCAGCATGGAG gcGTGTGCGCTGGCATCTCAGCCTGCGGCTGGAGTGAAGTGGTCTTCAGGTGGCACTGTGTCTAGTGAGCAGCTCAGCCTGGAGCTTGATCACGTAGAGCTGGAGATCAAAAAGAGAACCCGTGAAATTGCCATG GAGAGCCAGGTGGCCCATGAATACAAGCTGAAGGCCACTGAGAATGGGCAGAGTGACCATAAAGCCCAGCTGGAGGAACTCTCTTTAGCATTGGG TGAGGTGTCTAATGGATCCAGTGGCATGAAGCCAGCCAGTAGTATGGGTGGATCTATGCTCTCGCTGACCAATAAGACATCATCTCTCACCCTCTGCTCTGCTGACCAAGCAGCGAGTAGCTCAGACCTTCAAAAGAATGGTGTTGTTCACTCTTGCTCTTAa
- the LOC109084568 gene encoding roquin-1-like isoform X2 → MPVQAPQWTEFLLCPICTQTFEETVRRPISLGCGHTVCKMCLNKLHRKACPFDQTAINTDIEQLPVNSALLQLVGGQVPKQQPVAFITCPEDTKHYDEARQCVEELALYLKPLSNARGVGLNNAAQSMLSRPMQRKLVTLVHCQLVEEEGRVRAMRAARSLGERTVTELILQHQNPQQLSSNLWAAVRARGCQFLGPAMQEEALKLVLLALEDGSALSRKVLVLFVVQRLEPRFPQASKTSIGHVVQLLYRASCFKVTKRDEDSSLMQLKEEFRTYEALRREHDSQIVQIAMEGGLRIAPDQWSSLLYGDQSHKSHMQSIIDKLQTPASFAQSVQELTIALQRTGDPANLNRLRPHLELLANIDPSPDAPPPTWEQLEKGLVAVKTVVHGLVDFIQNHSKKGADTQQTPQHSKYKTYMCRDMKQKGGCPRGASCTFAHSQEELEKYRKMNKRLAARVPCTPGLLSEEMVLLDPGRKASTLTNGAPLPQLIPRGTDPSTYDLLLKPKMDATSLSAPGSPPDTLDKSSLALTPYPVPHPRAEHLPMPKQVPVMARGVPQMYSQQQHELFYPEPGRPPPSGSQYDAQYPTGNPYPYQPPQYVPPRYIRNPPPPGDSAVPPYPEPYPGYVPDRQYPSHHSGPPFSAHTYAPASHYSRRHGHYHVPPPQFAPPRDDLVRMSPVPLDVPPAAMPPPPAGAAGSLYHPQEASSRDRYPQDGYYPPGPHPSQMRSHIGDPYSRSQPSLDDLHRRRKELLVQLEERKVISPPPFAASPTLSTHPFPNDYPREYLEDGSKAFGSREPDYAGQYSPWSCDTIGSYIGSKDAKPKDVSRAVEMMNAEGKVLREPPLDTQRRSAEAKDDDPIIPFGPLPTVSPFGAISRTSKTGYQTTGPVQAIASSQASVSKHMTMTADYQYGNHSGWGGASYPQHQSINSQGHFSERLPVSAPDREQLKIELQQVNQQISQQTRSMEACALASQPAAGVKWSSGGTVSSEQLSLELDHVELEIKKRTREIAMESQVAHEYKLKATENGQSDHKAQLEELSLALGEVSNGSSGMKPASSMGGSMLSLTNKTSSLTLCSADQAASSSDLQKNGVVHSCS, encoded by the exons ATGCCTGTACAAGCTCCACAATGGACAGAGTTTTTACTGTGCCCCATATGCACCCAGACGTTCGAGGAAACGGTGCGCCGGCCCATCAGTTTGGGTTGTGGCCACACCGTTTGCAAGATGTGCCTCAACAAGCTGCACCGCAAAGCTTGTCCCTTTGACCAGACGGCCATCAACACTGACATCGAGCAGCTGCCTGTCAACTCTGCCCTGCTACAGCTGGTTGGTGGTCAG GTGCCCAAACAGCAACCTGTGGCGTTCATTACATGTCCAGAGGACACCAAGCATTATGATGAGGCACGGCAGTGTGTTGAGGAGCTGGCCCTCTACCTCAAACCCCTCAGCAATGCACGAG GAGTGGGGTTGAATAATGCTGCTCAGAGCATGCTCAGCCGCCCTATGCAGAGGAAGCTGGTGACTCTGGTGCACTGTCAGCTGGTGGAAGAGGAAGGACGGGTCAGGGCCATGCGGGCGGCCCGTTCTCTGGGTGAAAGAACTGTTACTGAGCTCATTCTGCAACACCAAAACCCCCAGCAGCTCTCCTCCAACCTATGGGCTGCTGTCAGAGCCAGAGGCTGCCAGTTCCTGGGCCCCG CCATGCAGGAGGAGGCACTAAAGCTGGTGCTGTTGGCTTTGGAAGACGGATCCGCTCTTTCCAGGAAGGTTCTGGTCCTCTTTGTGGTCCAGAGACTGGAACCAAGATTTCCTCAGGCCTCCAAAACCAGTATTGGACATGTAGTTCAGCTGCTCTACCGTGCCTCCTGCTTCAAG GTGACTAAGCGAGATGAGGATTCATCGCTAATGCAGTTGAAAGAGGAATTCCGCACGTATGAGGCACTTCGGCGAGAACACGACTCTCAGATTGTTCAAATCGCAATGGAGGGAGGGCTGCGCATCGCGCCCGATCAGTGGTCTTCTCTGCTGTATGGAGACCAGTCTCATAAGTCTCACATGCAGTCCATCATTGACAAG CTGCAGACCCCAGCATCATTTGCTCAGAGTGTGCAGGAGCTGACCATCGCACTGCAGAGGACGGGTGACCCTGCCAATCTCAACCGGCTGAGACCTCACCTCGAGTTACTCGCTAACATCGACCCCAGTCCAG ATGCTCCTCCTCCTACCTGGGAGCAGCTGGAGAAGGGGCTTGTGGCGGTAAAGACGGTGGTGCACGGCCTAGTGGACTTCATCCAGAACCACAGCAAAAAGGGTGCCGACACGCAGCAAACTCCACAGCACAGCAAATACAAGACGTACATGTGCAGAGACATGAAACAGAAAGGAGGCTGTCCCAGAGGAGCTAGCTGCACCTTCGCCCATTCTCAGGAGGAGCTGGAAAA GTACCGTAAAATGAACAAACGCCTTGCTGCACGAGTGCCCTGCACCCCTGGCCTGCTGTCTGAGGAGATGGTCCTGCTGGATCCTGGGCGAAAGGCCTCTACACTTACCAATGGGGCCCCTCTTCCCCAGCTCATCCCCAGAGGCACAGACCCCTCCACATATGACCTCTTACTCAAGCCCAAGATGGATGCCACTAGCCTGAGCGCTCCTGGGTCACCACCTGACAC TTTGGATAAATCTAGCTTGGCCCTGACTCCCTACCCTGTGCCTCACCCCAGGGCGGAGCACTTACCCATGCCCAAGCAGGTGCCAGTCATGGCCAGAGGTGTGCCACAGATGTATTCACAACAGCAGCACGAGCTCTTCTATCCAGAACCCGGCAGACCACCTCCCTCAGGATCTCAGTATGATGCTCAGTACCCAACAG GCAACCCCTACCCATACCAACCTCCACAGTATGTCCCTCCCCGCTATATCCGTAATCCACCTCCCCCTGGTGACTCTGCAGTGCCACCTTACCCAGAGCCCTACCCAGGTTACGTCCCAGATCGCCAATATCCAAGCCACCACTCTGGTCCCCCTTTCTCAGCCCACACATATGCACCAGCTTCCCATTATAGTCGCAGACATGGACACTATCATGTACCCCCACCTCAGTTTGCCCCGCCCAGAGACGACTTGGTCAGGATGAGCCCGGTTCCTCTGGATGTTCCACCGGCCGCTATGCCTCCACCTCCAGCAGGGGCTGCAGGCTCTCTGTACCACCCCCAGGAAGCATCATCCAGAGACAGATACCCACAGGACGGGTACTATCCTCCTGGACCGCACCCCAGCCAAATGAGGTCCCACATAGGA GACCCGTATAGCCGCTCTCAGCCCAGTCTGGATGACTTGCATCGCAGGCGCAAAGAGCTGCTTGTCCAGCTAGAGGAGAGAAAAGTCATCTCTCCTCCCCCCTTTGCTGCCTCCCCGACTCTCTCTACACACCCGTTCCCCAACGACTACCCTCGGGAG TATTTGGAGGACGGCTCTAAAGCCTTTGGAAGTCGGGAGCCGGACTACGCTGGGCAGTACTCCCCCTGGTCATGTGACACCATAGGATCATACATTGGCTCCAAGGATGCTAAACCAAAAGATGTCAGTAGAGCTGTGGAGATGATG AATGCAGAGGGGAAAGTTCTCCGTGAACCACCACTGGACACCCAGCGGCGCTCTGCAGAAGCCAAAGACGACGATCCCATCATTCCCTTTGGTCCTCTGCCCACAGTGTCTCCTTTTGGGGCCATTTCACGTACCTCTAAAACGGGTTACCAGACCACTGGGCCTGTACAGGCCATAGCATCCTCACAGGCCTCGGTCTCCAAACACATGACCATGACAG CAGACTATCAATATGGAAACCACAGTGGATGGGGAGGAGCGTCGTACCCTCAGCACCAGAGCATTAACTCTCAGGGACACTTCAGTGAGCG tCTGCCAGTGTCTGCCCCTGACCGCGAGCAGCTGAAGATTGAGCTCCAGCAAGTCAACCAACAGATCAGTCAGCAGACCCGCAGCATGGAG gcGTGTGCGCTGGCATCTCAGCCTGCGGCTGGAGTGAAGTGGTCTTCAGGTGGCACTGTGTCTAGTGAGCAGCTCAGCCTGGAGCTTGATCACGTAGAGCTGGAGATCAAAAAGAGAACCCGTGAAATTGCCATG GAGAGCCAGGTGGCCCATGAATACAAGCTGAAGGCCACTGAGAATGGGCAGAGTGACCATAAAGCCCAGCTGGAGGAACTCTCTTTAGCATTGGG TGAGGTGTCTAATGGATCCAGTGGCATGAAGCCAGCCAGTAGTATGGGTGGATCTATGCTCTCGCTGACCAATAAGACATCATCTCTCACCCTCTGCTCTGCTGACCAAGCAGCGAGTAGCTCAGACCTTCAAAAGAATGGTGTTGTTCACTCTTGCTCTTAa